Proteins from one Choloepus didactylus isolate mChoDid1 chromosome 4, mChoDid1.pri, whole genome shotgun sequence genomic window:
- the LOC119532612 gene encoding small ubiquitin-related modifier 1-like, producing MSFEVPLPALRHFAPSGEAEGVGVTPTALQRLVPLRKAPPQVSIPKWEAKPSTEDLGDKKEGEYVKLKVTGQDSSEIHFKVKMTTHLKKLKESYCQRQEVAMISLRFLFEGQRIADNHTPKELGMEEEDVIEVYQEQIGDHSTV from the exons ATGTCCTTCGAGGTGCCTCTGCCGGCTTTGCGCCACTTCGCGCCCTCGGGCGAGGccgagggggtgggggtgacccCCACCGCGCTGCAGAGGCTAGTGCCCCTCCGCAAAGCCCCACCGCAGG TAAGTATTCCCAAGTGGGAGGCGAAACCTTCAACTGAGGACTTGGGGGATAAGAAGGAAGGTGAATACGTTAAACTGAAAGTCACTGGACAGGATAGCAGTGAGATTCACTTCAAGGTGAAAATGACAACACATCTCAAGAAACTCAAAGAATCATACTGTCAAAGACAAGAAGTTGCAATGATTTCACTCAGGTTTCTCTTTGAAGGTCAGAGAATTGCTGATAATCACACCCCAAAAGAACTGGGTATGGAGGAAGAAGATGTGATTGAAGTATATCAGGAACAAATAGGGGATCATTCAACGGtttag